Within the Amycolatopsis camponoti genome, the region CTCGTTCGTCACGTCGGCGACCTTCGCGGTCGCCTGGTCGAGCTTCTCGTCGACGTTTTCCTTGACCCGGGTCTTCACGTCGAGCTTCTGCCCGAGCGCTTCCAGCGTTTCGGTCAGCTCTTCGCGGGTGGTGTCCCGGTCGAGCCGCGCCTCTTCGGCGTTCTTCGGGAAGTCCCCGCTCATGTGTGCACTCCCTGTTTCACGGTTTCCACGTCTTCGCGGACGCCGCTGATGGCTTCTTCGGGCACCGGTGGCACGCCCTGCGTGACTTCCTTCTTGCCGACCAGCGCGGCGATCCCGGCGACCAGGAACAACGCGACCGCGACGATCACCGCGGCCAGCCAGCCGGGTACGACGAGCGCGAGCGCCAGCACGGCGGCCGCGACCAGCGTGGCGGCGCCGAACAGCGCGAACAGGCCCGCCGCGCCGAACAGCCCGGCACCGAGGCCCATCTTCTTGCCCTTGCGCTGCAGTTCGAAGACCGCGAGCCGCATCTCGTCCCGGACGAGCC harbors:
- a CDS encoding phage holin family protein, which translates into the protein MIEEVNKQPAADRSVGELVTDLTGEVKRLVRDEMRLAVFELQRKGKKMGLGAGLFGAAGLFALFGAATLVAAAVLALALVVPGWLAAVIVAVALFLVAGIAALVGKKEVTQGVPPVPEEAISGVREDVETVKQGVHT
- a CDS encoding DUF3618 domain-containing protein, which translates into the protein MSGDFPKNAEEARLDRDTTREELTETLEALGQKLDVKTRVKENVDEKLDQATAKVADVTNEPTAVKFRQGADVVRSNPVPIFAGVLGLVIVIRLILRRRSDS